One genomic segment of Methanobrevibacter ruminantium includes these proteins:
- a CDS encoding 4Fe-4S binding protein produces MKLEINTETCTGCKLCQTVCIRDNIEIID; encoded by the coding sequence ATGAAATTGGAAATAAATACAGAAACCTGTACTGGATGTAAATTATGCCAAACCGTTTGCATTAGGGATAATATTGAAATTATTGATTAG